The genomic DNA ATGATCAGCACTTTCGCAAAAATCATTATATCGAATTTATGCGATATTAATATCGAAAATTATCGATATTATGAGTCATTTTGTAAATTGCTGTCATTTTATCCAAATCCAGATCATTCTAGCATTGTCTGGTCAGGGGCATTCATCCTGCTGATCGACAAATGTTAAAGCTAAAAAAGCAGAGGACCCGCCTCTGCTTTTCCACGCAATAAACTTATAGACCCTGTTTCAGGCTGGCTTCAATAAATTTATCCAGATCACCATCCAGTACTGCACCAGTATTCGAGGTTTCTACACTGGTACGCAAGTCTTTAATACGCGAGTCATCCAGTACATATGAACGAATCTGGCTGCCCCAGCCGATATCAGATTTGGTATCTTCCAGCGCCTGCGCCGCTTCATTACGTTTGCTCATCTCTAATTCATAGAGTTTGGCACGTAACTGTTTCCAGGCATGGTCACGGTTGGCATGTTGTGAACGCTGGTTCTGACAGGCCACTACAATACCGGTTGGTGCATGGGTTAAACGTACCGCAGAGTCGGTTTTGTTAATGTGCTGACCACCAGCACCGGATGCACGATAAGTATCGGTACGTACATCTGCCGGGTTAATATCAATTTCAATGTTGTCATCCACTTCTGGCGATACAAACACGGCAGAGAATGAAGTATGACGACGGTTACCCGAGTCAAATGGCGATTTACGCACTAAACGGTGTACACCAGATTCGGTACGCAGCCAGCCATAGGCATACTCGCCTTCCACACGAATGGTCGCCGATTTAATTCCGGCCACATCACCGTCAGATTCTTCCATCACTTCGGCTTTAAAGCCATGACGTTCAATCCAGCGCAAGTACATACGAAGCAGCATTGAAGCCCAGTCCTGTGCTTCCGTACCGCCTGAACCAGCCTGAATCTCCACGTAACATGGATTCGGGTCCATCGGATTACTGAACATACGGCGGAATTCAAGTTTTGCCAGTTCCGCTTCTGCAACATCAAGTTCAGCCTGAACATCCTCCAGCATGGCTTCTTCGTCCGCTTCTACAGCAAGATCAAGCATGGCTTGGGCATCTTCAAGCTGAGTAGCTAAACCATCCAGTACATTCAGTACATTCTCAAGCTCGCCTTTTTCTTTGGCCATGGCTTGGGCACGGCTTTGGTCATTCCAGATCGCCGGATCTTCCAGTTCACGCAGAACCTCTTCTAAACGTTCCTTTTTCAGATCGTAGTCAAAGATACCCCCGTAATGTCAGACCACGGTCGTTTAAGTCTTTTAATTGGTTTAGATAAGGATTAATTTCCACGTGAATTACTCTCAATCAGAATATTAGGCTTAAATAGCCATCAATTATAACACAGAGCATCGATGCAGTTTTAGAGGGCTTTAATTCAATAACAATTGAGCAAATAATGCATAAAAACAGCTTATAAAAAACACTTAATCAGGAGAGCATTTTTAAGATTCAAATCATTTTTATGTTACAAAATACTCGGTTTTTTATGTAAAAAACGTCTAAATTCATAAAACCTCCACAATTTTAATAAAACAAAACATTTTAATATTTTTATATTTTTCAAATACTTGTTAAAAATAAATTACACAATATTACCTTAGAAACATTTCTGTAACCTTGGGTGGATTGACCTAGTTTTGTTTTGCTCTAGACTAAAAGTTGTAACAAAAAATGTATTATTTTTAACCGAAATTTGAGGGGTAGTATCCATGAAAAAATTAGCCATTGCTTCAGCACTTCTTTCTGCTCTAGCAGTCACAGGTACAGCCAATGCCTACCAGGCCGAAGTCGGTGCAGCAGCAGCTTATATTGATCCAGACAACGGCAGTTCAGGTAGTGCCTTCGGTGTAGATGGTACTTATTACTTTAACCCCGTACAAACTCGTAATGCGCCACTTGCAGAAGCGGCATTCCTTGACCGTGCCAGCAACGTCAATGCACACGCAACATTTGCCGATCGTGGCGATGTAGATGACAACACTTATGGTGTGGGTGCTGAAGTTTATGTTCCAAACTCAGATTTCTATCTGGGTGGTGATGTAAGCCGTAACAATACTGAATATCGTGATGTATTGGGTCAAAAATATGACTTTGATACCACTTATTATTCTGCTGAAGTCGGTTATCTTCCAGCACCAGGCCTATTAATTGCCGCTGGTGTAAAAGGATATGACAACGACAATGATGATGGTGTAGATCCTACAGTTCGTGCCAAATACGTGACCCAGCTGAGTAATGGTAAAGATATCAACCTTGAAGCAGGCGCATCATTTGGTGATCTAGACGAGTTCAATCTTGCTGCCGATTACTTCATTGATAAATCATTAAGTGTTGGTGCGGATTACTACAACGACGACTTAACTGATCAAAATGAATTTGGCATTAATGCGCGTAAATTCTTTAACCAACAAGTCAGCCTTGAAGGTCGAGTTGGTTTCGGTGAAGTGGGTAATAACGACTACAACTCATTCGGTGTAGCTGCTAAATACCGCTTCTAAGCGTGCCTTAACTCCTTTTCATCAAGTGGCCCATCTTCGGATGGGCCACTTTTTTGCTCTGTAATAAAGCATTTAGATAGTTTTTGCACATTGACGGGGCAAATATAAACTGTACACTTTGTTACAACTGTTCAAGAAACAGTCATATTTTTATAACAAAGAGAGAAATCTAAATGCTTAAAAAACTTGCTCTTGCTACAGCACTTTTGGCTAGCCTAGGAACTGCACATGCTTATCAAGCTGAAATTAATGCTGCATATGAAAATACCGACATTGATGACAGTAACGACATTGATACTTATGCAATTGGCGGGAAATATTATTTAAATGGGGTTCAAGTTAGAAATGCTCCTCTAGCTGAAGCAGCTTTTTTAGGCAAAGCAAGCAATATCGTTCTTGGCTATGCCAATGCCCGTACTGATGATGATTTTGCAGATTTAGAAATTGATACTGTAGGTATTAATGGTGAATTCTTTATCCCTAACTCACAGTTTTATGTTTCTGGAAGCTTAAATCGTGCTGAAGTGACTGTTGAAAGTGAATTTGCTAAAGCATCTGATGACAATACAGGTTATGCAATTGAAGCAGGTTACCTACCAGTTAACGGCTTACTGTTAGCTGCAGGTGTTTCTAAAGAAAACATTGATCCAGTATATGTTTCAAAAAATGGTTTCATAGACACTTTTACCAATCTAGCCTCTGTAGCAGATGAGACTGCTGTGACTTTGCGCGCAAAATACGTCACTCAAATTGGCAATCATTTTACCAATTTTGAGGGAGCAACATATTTTGGAGATGAAACTGCATATCGTCTAGGTGCAGACCTTTACCTCGATCCTACACTTAGTGTTGGTATTTCCTTCGCTGACTCAACGATTGAAGATTCAGATACCATTTTCAGTATTCGTGGTCAGAAATTCTTTACTCCAGTCATTGCTGCCGGTATGAATTACACGACAACTGATGGTGGGGACTCTTTTGGAATCAACGGTACTTTCCGCTTTTAAGCTTTAAGATTAAAAACAAAAACCGCTCAATTGAGCGGTTTTTTTATTGTTCCAAATGGATCACGCGTAGTTGTAAACTGACGTTGCCATTAAATTCATTTTTATCAATTTCATAGACCAGTCGTACACTGCCCTGCATGGCATCAAATTCAAACTTGTCACGTGCATTAAAGGCGATGGCTTCCACAATTTGACCATCTTGCAAAGCCAGACGCAGCTTTAAATGCATTTCTTTCAGCCAGCGATAATCCAGAACCTTAAATATCCCTTCAAAAATCGGCGATGGAAACTTTTGCCCCCAGGGGGTTAAATTTTGCAGAAAATCGACTGTTTCAATGTGAAAATGTTCTGTCGGTAATTCACCATCAGTCCATAAAGTGGCCTGAAACAGTGACTCATCCATATTTGAAATTAAAGCCTCAAAGACCTGCTTAAATTCATCAAAATGCTGTTTCTGAATGGTCAAACCGGCAGCGGCGGCATGTCCGCCAAAATGGCTGACCAAATGGGGATACTGCTCGGCAATCATTTCAATCGCATCGCGTATATGTACGCCCTCTATAGAACGGGCAGAGCCTTTAATATGTATACCATCTTCATCGGAGGCAAAAACAATACTGGGGCGATGAAACTGTTCTTTTAAGCGACCGGCCACAATCCCAATCACGCCCTGATGCCAATGTGGCTCAAACAGAATGAGCACAGCTGGTAAATGCTCTTGGTCCAGCTCCAGCTGAGTAAGCTCAGACAAAGCCTCCTGTTTCATCTGGCTCTCGACCTGTCGGCGCTCAGTGTTCAATTGATTTAATTGTTGTGCCAAGGGATAAGCGGTTTGCAGATCGGCAGCCAGCAGACATTCAATCCCTATGTCCATGGTTTCCATGCGTCCAGCCGCATTAATCCGTGGTCCCAGAACAAAACCCAAATCTTGAGCATTTAAAGAAGCTGGATCACGTCCGGCAATATCCAGCAATGTGCTAATTCCCGCACGACACTGATTTTGCCGTATGCGCTTGACCCCGGCATCGACCAGAATACGGTTGTTATAATCCAGGCTGGCCACATCGGCATAAGTGCCTAAAGCTACCAGATCGAGATATTGGGCCACTTTTGAGGTCGATTTTCCTAATTGGCTGCGATAACTGGACAAATTGGCGAGCAGGTAAAATGCCACCCCGACCCCAGCCAAAGCCTTGCTGGGGAATTCACAGCCCAACTGGTTCGGATTGACCACAGCTTCGGCTTTAGGCGTTTCTTTGGTGGTCAGGTGATGATCAGTAATAATCACCTGCATGCCATGTGCTTGTGCCTGTTCCACCCCGGCATGGCTGGAAATACCATTATCTACCGTAATCAAAAGGTCAGGCGTGAAATTGGCAAAAGCCAGGTCGGCAATTGCAGGCGTCAGTCCATAACCATATTTAAAACGATCCGGCACCAGATACGCGACATTCGCGCCCATATCCCGCAAAGCTAAAATCATCAATGCCGTACTGGTGGCCCCATCGGCATCATAATCTCCCACAATGACAATTTTCTTTTGCTGATCAATGGCCTGATCCATCAACTGAATGGCAGCATCCAAACCTTTCATGGTCGGCGCTAAAAGATGCTTCAATTTCAGTTCAAGTTCTTGTTCCGATTGCACACCACGGCGCGCTAAAATTTGCGCAATAAACGGTGACACGCCCTGGAAGTTTTCAGGGCGTGTAATGAACGGTCTTTGCTGAATCAGTGTTTTTGGCATTAAGGCATGAGTCGTTGTAAGTTCCACTTACCGTCGATTCTTTCATAACACAAGCGGTCATGTAAACGGTTAGGACGACCTTGCCAAAATTCATAATAATCCGGTTGCAGGCGATAGCCGCCCCAGAATTCAGGTTTTGCCAATTCTGCTTTATCGCTCACCTGATCTTGCAAAATCTGAAAACGAGTCTGTAGTTCCTCACGACTGACAATCACACCACTTTGTGGCGTACTGATATGCGCTGCAATCTGGCTGTCTCGCGGGCGTTTATGATAATAATCTGTTGATTCCTCTAAAGAGATTTTTTCAACGCGGCCGCCGACACGAATTTGGCGTTCTTGCTCAGGCCAATAAAACAACAGTTCGGCATAGGGATTGTCTGCCAAATCCAGGCCTTTTTGACTGTCGTAATTGGTATAAAAATCATAACCTGCTTCAGTCGCACCACGTAATAATAGGGTACGCACATGCGGACGGCCTTGTGCACTCGCAGTTGCGAGCGACATGGCATAGGGTTCATGCAGTTGTGCTTCTAAAGCATGGTTAAACCAATTCAAGAATTGCTCATGCGGATTTTCAGCCACATGAGTTTCGTGTAATTCCCCTTTCTGGTAACTCAAGCGCAGTTCGCTCAAGTCTTTAATCAGATCACTCATATTGTTCCCTTATACTGCGTTAGAACGTACACTGTCTGCAAGCTGATTGGCCAAAGCCGTGACTTCTTGCAGATCATCCCCTTCAACCATCACCCGAATGACCGGTTCCGTTCCTGACTTACGAATCAGTAAACGACCACGGCCTTTTAATTGTGCTGCAGCCCGATCAAATTCAGCCACCAATGCAGGCACAGCATACGGGTCAAACATTTGTTGCAAACGTACATTTACCAAGACATTTGGCAATAAATGGAAACCTTCAACCAGTTCATGTAAGGCTTTCTTCTGTTCGACCATGACAGTCAATACCTGCAAGGCAGCTATAATCGCATCGCCTGTGGTACTTTTATCCAGCGTCAGAATATGTCCTGATGGTTCACCACCAATAGCCCAGCCATTTTCATCCAGGGCTTGTAGCACATAACGGTCACCCACGCTGGCACGGACAAATGGAACCTGGGCTTTTTCCAAAGCCAATTCAAGTGCCATATTGCTCATGACCGTACCGACAATGCCTGCCGGCTTTTTCGAGCCCTGTGTTGCCAGAATATATAAAATATGATCACCAGTAATTTGCTGACCGCTTTTATCCACCATAATCACACGGTCTGCATCGCCATCAAAGGCAATACCCAAATCTGCCTGATGTTCAAGCACGGCTTTTTGCAGGTTTTCCGGATGGGTCGAACCACAGTCCTGATTGATGTTTAGGCCATCCGGTTCATTATAAAGTGCTACGACTTTGGCGCCCAGTTCCTTAAACACCGATGGCCCCACGTTATAGGCAGCACCATTGGCACAGTCCACCACAATTTTCAGGTTACTGAGGTCAAAATGGTAAGGGAAAGTCGATTTACAGAATTCAATGTAACGGCCATTGGCATCTTTTACACGCACACTTTTACCCAGGTTTGCGGTATCTTCAATTTTGAGTTCGTTTTCGAGCTCTTTATTGATCGCATCCTGTAATTCATCCGGCAGTTTTTTACCTTCGCTAGAGAAGAATTTGATTCCATTATCAAAATAAGGATTGTGTGAAGCTGAGATCACAATCCCCAAGCTGGCATGTAAAGCACGGGTTAAATGGGCAATCGCAGGGGTAGGTAAAGGACCAAGCAAATGCACATATACACCCGCCGCATTGAGACCGGCCTGTAATGCAGATTCTAAAATATAGCCTGATAAACGCGTATCTTTACCCAACACAACAATTGGTTTTTTCTTATTACTGAACTGTTTTAAAACCTTACCTGCCGCAAAACCTAACTTCAAGGCAAATTCAGGTGTAATTGGAAGCTCCCCAAACTTTCCACGAATTCCATCTGTTCCAAAATAACTCATTTTCTACTCACTTCTTATACATTTATGGGGAAATTAACCATCCCATTTTCATGCAAATACTTTACACCAAAATCAAAAAAGCCGTCATATAAATGACGGCTTTTTCATGAGGTTGATTACTAAAAATCAACCAACACGGTAGTTCGGTGCTTCTTTAGTAATGGTCACATCATGTACGTGTGATTCAGACATACCAGCTGCAGTGATTTTCACAAACTTGGCATTTTGACGAAGATCGTTCACGGTTGCAGAACCGGTATAACCCATAGAAGAACGCAGGCCACCCATCATTTGATGAACGATATTACCCATAGGGCCTTTGTAAGGTACGCGACCTTCAATACCTTCTGGTACAAGTTTTTCCTGACCGGCTTTAGCGTCCTGGAAATAACGGTCAGCAGAACCTGTTGCACCCGCCATTGCACCCAATGAACCCATACCACGGTAAGCTTTGTAATAACGGCCCTGGAAGAATTCTACTTCACCCGGTGCTTCTTCAGTACCAGCCATCAATGAACCGACCATGATAGTGCTTGCACCGGCGCCAATTGCTTTCGCCATATCGCCAGAGAAGCGGATACCGCCATCTGCAATCAAAGGAATCTGGTCTTTCAATGCATTGGCAACGCTGTCAATCGCAGAAATTTGTGGCATACCAATACCGGCAACAATACGTGTAGTACAGATCGAACCAGGACCGATACCGACTTTTACCGCATCCGCACCGGCATCAAGAAGCGCAAGTGCAGCATCACCAGTGGCAATGTTACCGCCAATCACCTGAACTTGCGGATAGTTGGCTTTGACCCAGCGAACACGTTCAATCACGCCTGCAGAGTGACCATGAGCTGTATCGACAACAATGGCATCTACACCTGCTTCAACCAGTGCTTCAACACGGCTTGGTGTTTCTGCGCCAGTACCGACTGCCGCACCGACACGTAGACGACCGAGGTCATCTTTACAGCTGTTTGGATAAAGTTCCGCTTTACGGAAATCAGTGACCGTAATCAAACCTTTCAGTTCGTTGTTATCACCTACCACCAGTACTTTTTCAATGCGATTTTTTTGTAGAAGTGCCTGGATATTTTCTTTTG from Acinetobacter sp. CS-2 includes the following:
- the prfB gene encoding peptide chain release factor 2 (programmed frameshift), whose protein sequence is MEINPYLNQLKDLNDRGLTLRGYLDYDLKKERLEEVLRELEDPAIWNDQSRAQAMAKEKGELENVLNVLDGLATQLEDAQAMLDLAVEADEEAMLEDVQAELDVAEAELAKLEFRRMFSNPMDPNPCYVEIQAGSGGTEAQDWASMLLRMYLRWIERHGFKAEVMEESDGDVAGIKSATIRVEGEYAYGWLRTESGVHRLVRKSPFDSGNRRHTSFSAVFVSPEVDDNIEIDINPADVRTDTYRASGAGGQHINKTDSAVRLTHAPTGIVVACQNQRSQHANRDHAWKQLRAKLYELEMSKRNEAAQALEDTKSDIGWGSQIRSYVLDDSRIKDLRTSVETSNTGAVLDGDLDKFIEASLKQGL
- a CDS encoding putative porin, with translation MKKLAIASALLSALAVTGTANAYQAEVGAAAAYIDPDNGSSGSAFGVDGTYYFNPVQTRNAPLAEAAFLDRASNVNAHATFADRGDVDDNTYGVGAEVYVPNSDFYLGGDVSRNNTEYRDVLGQKYDFDTTYYSAEVGYLPAPGLLIAAGVKGYDNDNDDGVDPTVRAKYVTQLSNGKDINLEAGASFGDLDEFNLAADYFIDKSLSVGADYYNDDLTDQNEFGINARKFFNQQVSLEGRVGFGEVGNNDYNSFGVAAKYRF
- a CDS encoding putative porin; amino-acid sequence: MLKKLALATALLASLGTAHAYQAEINAAYENTDIDDSNDIDTYAIGGKYYLNGVQVRNAPLAEAAFLGKASNIVLGYANARTDDDFADLEIDTVGINGEFFIPNSQFYVSGSLNRAEVTVESEFAKASDDNTGYAIEAGYLPVNGLLLAAGVSKENIDPVYVSKNGFIDTFTNLASVADETAVTLRAKYVTQIGNHFTNFEGATYFGDETAYRLGADLYLDPTLSVGISFADSTIEDSDTIFSIRGQKFFTPVIAAGMNYTTTDGGDSFGINGTFRF
- the recJ gene encoding single-stranded-DNA-specific exonuclease RecJ, translating into MPKTLIQQRPFITRPENFQGVSPFIAQILARRGVQSEQELELKLKHLLAPTMKGLDAAIQLMDQAIDQQKKIVIVGDYDADGATSTALMILALRDMGANVAYLVPDRFKYGYGLTPAIADLAFANFTPDLLITVDNGISSHAGVEQAQAHGMQVIITDHHLTTKETPKAEAVVNPNQLGCEFPSKALAGVGVAFYLLANLSSYRSQLGKSTSKVAQYLDLVALGTYADVASLDYNNRILVDAGVKRIRQNQCRAGISTLLDIAGRDPASLNAQDLGFVLGPRINAAGRMETMDIGIECLLAADLQTAYPLAQQLNQLNTERRQVESQMKQEALSELTQLELDQEHLPAVLILFEPHWHQGVIGIVAGRLKEQFHRPSIVFASDEDGIHIKGSARSIEGVHIRDAIEMIAEQYPHLVSHFGGHAAAAGLTIQKQHFDEFKQVFEALISNMDESLFQATLWTDGELPTEHFHIETVDFLQNLTPWGQKFPSPIFEGIFKVLDYRWLKEMHLKLRLALQDGQIVEAIAFNARDKFEFDAMQGSVRLVYEIDKNEFNGNVSLQLRVIHLEQ
- the pdxH gene encoding pyridoxamine 5'-phosphate oxidase, which codes for MSDLIKDLSELRLSYQKGELHETHVAENPHEQFLNWFNHALEAQLHEPYAMSLATASAQGRPHVRTLLLRGATEAGYDFYTNYDSQKGLDLADNPYAELLFYWPEQERQIRVGGRVEKISLEESTDYYHKRPRDSQIAAHISTPQSGVIVSREELQTRFQILQDQVSDKAELAKPEFWGGYRLQPDYYEFWQGRPNRLHDRLCYERIDGKWNLQRLMP
- the glmM gene encoding phosphoglucosamine mutase — protein: MSYFGTDGIRGKFGELPITPEFALKLGFAAGKVLKQFSNKKKPIVVLGKDTRLSGYILESALQAGLNAAGVYVHLLGPLPTPAIAHLTRALHASLGIVISASHNPYFDNGIKFFSSEGKKLPDELQDAINKELENELKIEDTANLGKSVRVKDANGRYIEFCKSTFPYHFDLSNLKIVVDCANGAAYNVGPSVFKELGAKVVALYNEPDGLNINQDCGSTHPENLQKAVLEHQADLGIAFDGDADRVIMVDKSGQQITGDHILYILATQGSKKPAGIVGTVMSNMALELALEKAQVPFVRASVGDRYVLQALDENGWAIGGEPSGHILTLDKSTTGDAIIAALQVLTVMVEQKKALHELVEGFHLLPNVLVNVRLQQMFDPYAVPALVAEFDRAAAQLKGRGRLLIRKSGTEPVIRVMVEGDDLQEVTALANQLADSVRSNAV
- the guaB gene encoding IMP dehydrogenase; protein product: MLTIVQEALTFDDVLLLPAYSTVLPKDVSLKTRLTRGINLNIPLVSAAMDTVTESRMAIAMAQNGGIGILHKNMDIAAQAAEVRRVKKFEAGMVKDPITVTPETTVRELIAITQANNISGVPVVKDGKVVGIVTGRDTRFETNLEQPVSNIMTGQDRLVTVRENESKENIQALLQKNRIEKVLVVGDNNELKGLITVTDFRKAELYPNSCKDDLGRLRVGAAVGTGAETPSRVEALVEAGVDAIVVDTAHGHSAGVIERVRWVKANYPQVQVIGGNIATGDAALALLDAGADAVKVGIGPGSICTTRIVAGIGMPQISAIDSVANALKDQIPLIADGGIRFSGDMAKAIGAGASTIMVGSLMAGTEEAPGEVEFFQGRYYKAYRGMGSLGAMAGATGSADRYFQDAKAGQEKLVPEGIEGRVPYKGPMGNIVHQMMGGLRSSMGYTGSATVNDLRQNAKFVKITAAGMSESHVHDVTITKEAPNYRVG